Proteins encoded in a region of the Labeo rohita strain BAU-BD-2019 chromosome 22, IGBB_LRoh.1.0, whole genome shotgun sequence genome:
- the si:dkey-172o19.2 gene encoding uncharacterized protein si:dkey-172o19.2 produces the protein MSNIRSPEHLADACLPSSTGEILPSKDDPGSLRRLLPLTGSSVLAHRLFHLQSYRNPLIPNRRRKREMTPAEKKDASYWVKRKKNNEAAKRSREKRRLNDFMLEGQLLALSEENAQLRAEVLSLQYHMGIGRGLDVNHPIVPLHYPVASRLKPSLWGLPTGSAAEAPELYHSWQGSSPFISPLRVPPKSANLPSQISHLDNNADPVDTETASHPQVSSSNDPPSHPQLFPAQRASAASPPPTQLLPGLSHLATQHSNQMLPWGSSSLRPSPLHPNWPLSLPLSLRDADGSRNGVRSLWNFNSRYSMLSAEISGQLKRIFCSENS, from the coding sequence ATGAGCAACATAAGAAGTCCCGAGCATCTAGCAGACGCTTGTCTTCCCTCCTCCACAGGCGAGATCTTGCCAAGCAAAGACGATCCTGGAAGTCTAAGGCGGCTTCTGCCACTCACAGGCTCATCCGTACTGGCACATCGACTCTTCCACCTTCAGTCATACCGCAACCCGCTCATACCCAACCGACGACGTAAACGCGAGATGACTCCTGCTGAAAAAAAGGACGCGTCGTATTGGGTGAAGCGGAAGAAGAACAACGAGGCCGCCAAGCGTTCAAGAGAGAAGCGACGACTCAATGACTTCATGTTGGAGGGACAACTTCTGGCTCTGAGCGAGGAGAACGCCCAGCTCAGAGCCGAGGTGTTGAGTTTGCAGTATCACATGGGGATTGGACGAGGTCTGGATGTCAATCATCCCATAGTGCCCTTACACTATCCTGTTGCATCCCGTCTCAAGCCTTCCCTGTGGGGTTTGCCTACCGGTTCTGCTGCAGAAGCTCCAGAGCTCTACCACTCTTGGCAAGGCTCATCTCCATTCATCTCGCCCCTGCGGGTGCCTCCTAAAAGCGCCAACCTGCCTTCACAGATTAGCCATTTGGACAACAATGCTGACCCAGTAGACACAGAGACAGCATCACACCCACAGGTCTCTTCCAGCAACGACCCACCAAGCCACCCACAACTGTTTCCGGCCCAAAGAGCATCTGCAGCCTCACCACCCCCCACTCAGCTGCTGCCTGGGTTGAGCCACTTAGCCACCCAGCACAGCAACCAGATGCTACCTTGGGGGTCGTCGTCTTTGCGTCCATCTCCTCTTCATCCTAACTGGCCGCTGTCCCTCCCTCTGTCGCTGCGAGACGCAGACGGATCTCGTAATGGCGTAAGGTCCCTCTGGAACTTCAACAGCAGGTACAGCATGCTGTCTGCTGAGATCTCAGGACAGCTCAAAAGAATCTTTTGCTCAGAGAACTCTTAA